In Eupeodes corollae chromosome 3, idEupCoro1.1, whole genome shotgun sequence, a single genomic region encodes these proteins:
- the LOC129950591 gene encoding histone H3-like, with protein sequence MARTKQTARKSTGGKAPRKQLATKAARKSAPATGGVKKPHRYRPGTVALREIRRYQKSTELLIRKLPFQRLVREIAQDFKTDLRFQSSAVMALQEASEAYLVGLFEDTNLCAIHAKRVTIMPKDIQLARRIRGMARTKQTARKSTGGKAPRKQLATKAARKSAPATGGVKKPHRYRPGTVALREIRRYQKSTELLIRKLPFQRLVREIAQDFKTDLRFQSSAVMALQEASEAYLVGLFEDTNLCAIHAKRVTIMPKDIQLARRIRGERA encoded by the exons atggctcgtacaaagcaaactgcccgtaaatcgactggtggaaaagccccacgtaagcaactggcaacaaaggcagctcgtaaaagtgctccagcaacaggaggtgtaaagaaaccacatcgttatcgtcctggaacagtggctcttcgtgagattcgtcgttatcagaaaagcaccgaattgttaattcgtaaattgcctttccaacgtttagttcgtgaaattgctcaagatttcaaaacagatttgcgtttccagagctcagctgttatggcgcttcaagaagcaagtgaagcttatttggttggcctgtttgaagacacaaatttgtgcgccatccatgccaaacgtgtcacaattatgccaaaagacattcaattggccagacgcatccgtggc atggctcgtacaaagcaaactgcccgtaaatcgactggtggaaaagccccacgtaagcaactggcaacaaaggcagctcgtaaaagtgctccagcaacaggaggtgtaaagaaaccacatcgttatcgtcctggaacagtggctcttcgtgagattcgtcgttatcagaaaagcaccgaattgttaattcgtaaattgcctttccaacgtttagttcgtgaaattgctcaagatttcaaaacagatttgcgtttccagagctcagctgttatggcgcttcaagaagcaagtgaagcttatttggttggcctgtttgaagacacaaatttgtgcgccatccatgccaaacgtgtcacaattatgccaaaagacattcaattggccagacgcatccgtggcgaacgtgcttaa
- the LOC129951390 gene encoding E3 SUMO-protein ligase ZBED1-like, with amino-acid sequence MPGPRQKSIVWEVFKKSEGGTVVCKKCSCSYKYSGNTSTMMGHIKKKHPGEFLDITDGEVNTDIDSIQRTNAQPSTNQQVRNVAIAQPSNSEETPAINKRLRQSRLIVPSKLCQKSADNALVDLIVLDFQPLQIVENEGFRRYSKVLNSEYNIPSRKKIAEMLQESYSIESRCLMQKLQEIEYIALTSDIWTSDSNKCFISITAHYVEQAKMKTSVISTSELEENHTAENIATKMRKILDEWQIGAKVVSIVTDNAASMKKAVSEILNKRNHYCVAHTLNLAVKDCIDKPILEEQPSNDRLSIPQILSKCRGIVSHFNHSAKSSYALHDMQIQMNTDTLKLKQDVRTRWNSTFYMLERLLKVKVSLSATLPLLEASPSNLDFNEWILIEEIIKLLRPFEKITVILSGESYPSLSCIIPLVVGLQETLANKNLSTESAKLLQRNLLTVIEKRLGIYEVNRTAAKSTFLDPRFKKKGFGTESHANNAQMWVIEELRDYLINSSASSIQCQPSTSNAVTAETNDEDDEIWGVLDKKISETQTTITPFSSAAGMVKQYIDLEYLGRNKNPLEFWEEKRSLFPSLYKLAHKYLCIPATSVPSERLFSKAGLLCNERRNRLAPKKVDQILFLNSAKKSKLT; translated from the exons ATGCCAGGCcctagacaaaaatcaatagTGTgggaagtatttaaaaaatcagaaggagGTACAGTTGTTTGTAAAAAGTGTTCTTGTTCATATAAGTATTCAGGGAACACGAGTACAATGATGggacatataaaaaaaaaacacccaggTGAGTTCCTAGATATTACTGACGGGGAGGTAAATACTGATATTGACAGTATCCAAAGAACGAATGCACAACCTTCTACAAACCAACAAGTGCGTAATGTTGCGATTGCACAACCCTCAAATTCAGAAGAAACTCCTGCTATTAATAAGAGACTGAGGCAGTCGCGATTAATAGTGCCTTCAaaactttgtcaaaaaagtGCAGATAATGCTTTGGTTGACCTTATAGTACTTGATTTTCAGCCACTGCAAATAGTTGAGAATGAAGGGTTTAGAAGGTATTCAAAAGTGCTCAACTCTGAATACAATATTccctcaagaaaaaaaattgcagaAATGCTTCAAGAGAGTTATTCTATTGAGTCAAGATGCTTAATGCAGAAATTACAAGAAATAGAGTATATTGCATTGACATCAGACATTTGGACGTCAGATAGCAACAAATGCTTTATAAGCATAACGGCTCACTACGTAGAGCAAGCAAAAATGAAAACGTCGGTTATTTCTACGTCCGAATTAGAAGAGAACCATACTGCTGAAAATATAGCAACAAAAATGCGAAAAATATTGGACGAATGGCAAATAGGTGCTAAAGTCGTAAGCATTGTGACGGACAACGCTGCATCTATGAAGAAAGCAGTCagcgaaattttaaataaacgcaATCATTACTGTGTGGCACATACATTAAATCTTGCCGTAAAAGACTGTATTGATAAACCAATTTTGGAAGAACAACCCAGTAATGATCGGCTTTCAATTCCACAGATATTAAGCAAATGCAGAGGCATAGTATCACATTTTAACCATAGTGCCAAGTCCTCATATGCACTGCACGACATGCAAATACAAATGAATACCGatacattaaaattaaagcaaGACGTTCGAACGCGATGGAATAGCACTTTTTATATGCTTGAGCGcttattaaaagtaaaagtgtCTCTTTCCGCTACATTGCCACTTTTAGAAGCATCCCCATCTAATCTGGATTTTAACGAATGGATTTTGATTGAGGAAATAATTAAGCTTTTGCGACCATTCGAAAAAATAACAGTTATTTTGTCAGGAGAGTCGTACCCCTCATTATCGTGCATCATTCCGCTAGTAGTAGGACTTCAAGAGACATTAgccaataaaaatttaagtacTGAGTCGGCTAAACTTTTGCAAAGAAATCTACTAACTGTTATAGAGAAGCGTCTTGGTATTTATGAAGTTAATAGAACAGCAGCTAAGTCGACCTTTTTGGATCCAcgatttaaaaagaaaggttTTGGAACTGAATCTCATGCCAATAATGCACAAATGTGGGTCATAGAAGAACTTAGGGATTACCTGATCAATAGCTCAGCTTCAAGTATTCAATGTCAACCTAGTACCTCAAATGCTG TAACCGCCGAAACCAACGATGAAGATGACGAGATCTGGGGTGTCCTTGACAAAAAAATTTCTGAGACACAAACTACAATAACACCTTTTTCCTCAGCTGCAGGTATGGTGAAGCAGTATATAGATTTGGAATACCTCGGTCGGAACAAAAACCCGCTTGAATTTTGGGAAGAAAAGAGAAGTTTGTTCCCATCCTTGTATAAGCTGGCACATAAATACTTATGTATACCCGCTACGTCGGTTCCATCGGAAAGGCTGTTCTCCAAGGCTGGATTGTTGTGCAATGAAAGAAGAAATCGGTTAGCTCCAAAAAAAGTGGACCAAATCTTGTTTCTTAACAGtgcaaaaaaatccaaattaacatag
- the LOC129952407 gene encoding histone H2A, with protein sequence MSGRGKGGKVKGKAKSRSNRAGLQFPVGRIHRLLRKGNYAERVGAGAPVYLAAVMEYLAAEVLELAGNAARDNKKTRIIPRHLQLAIRNDEELNKLLSGVTIAQGGVLPNIQAVLLPKKTEKSA encoded by the coding sequence atgtctggtcgtggtaaaggtggaaaagtgaagggaaaggcaaagtcccgctctaatcgtgctggattacaattccctgttggtcgtattcatcgtctgctgcgaaagggaaactatgctgagcgcgtcggagccggtgcccctgtgtatttggcagctgtgatggaatatttggcggcagaagtcttggaattggcgggaaatgctgctcgtgacaacaaaaaaactagaattattccccgccatttgcaattggctattcggaacgacgaggaattgaataaattactttctggagtcacaatcgcacaaggaggtgttcttccaaatattcaagctgttttgttgccaaagaagacagagaaaagtgcttaa